The following coding sequences lie in one Synechococcus sp. PCC 7336 genomic window:
- a CDS encoding CO2 hydration protein → MVTDTTRDRAIALPPSTHEFRDIVHRLEAGGSMLPDNPENLKQIIGIYKAYAVPMDFYWRNLLYIAERVFLNPLPAFKYFLPKDYLELHNHYAGDDADLRVWRGDASAHPELLEFVRQGELQRKVPKLLHHLWHDRINMEFAESCMRAMLWHRHMYEPANKFDRYLDSEEYRANADLAIRAYFQGNPLMLGLYKLFPDMFLEQVRQLSYYSNLGLFWEVMAPVFFEMSDLYDEGKLASVPEAMQFLVDGIFAVAARPIYHHVYIRGDRYEIIPKSKGFMWLYEAALPYVEAIFYRTSPFRGTKSYNAQANQVPAEQKDFHYGILYADVFPIGTAGIPPTLLMQDMMHFLPQYLLDDYRKHCRGEDDILSQIGVTFQRSMYNVTSAVIQALRAALLYPLDDPNPRHLQANREFFEAQLDRFIRPEARLRNVQVQDYR, encoded by the coding sequence ATGGTGACAGACACGACCCGCGATCGCGCGATCGCCTTGCCCCCCTCCACCCACGAGTTTCGCGACATCGTTCACCGCCTCGAAGCGGGGGGCTCGATGCTGCCGGACAACCCCGAGAACCTGAAGCAAATTATCGGCATCTACAAAGCCTATGCCGTGCCGATGGACTTCTACTGGCGCAATTTGCTTTACATCGCCGAGCGAGTGTTTCTCAACCCACTGCCTGCCTTCAAATATTTCCTCCCGAAAGACTATTTAGAGTTGCACAACCACTATGCGGGGGACGATGCGGATCTGAGGGTATGGCGCGGCGATGCGTCCGCCCACCCAGAACTCTTGGAGTTCGTTCGTCAAGGCGAACTCCAGCGTAAAGTCCCCAAGCTCTTGCACCATCTCTGGCACGATCGCATCAACATGGAATTTGCCGAGTCTTGTATGCGAGCGATGTTGTGGCACCGGCACATGTACGAGCCCGCCAACAAGTTCGATCGCTATCTCGATAGCGAGGAATACCGAGCTAACGCCGATCTGGCCATCCGCGCCTATTTCCAAGGCAATCCTTTAATGTTGGGGCTGTACAAGCTCTTCCCCGATATGTTTTTGGAGCAGGTGAGACAGCTCTCCTATTACTCCAATTTGGGGTTGTTTTGGGAAGTGATGGCACCGGTCTTTTTCGAGATGTCGGATCTCTACGACGAGGGCAAGCTCGCCAGCGTGCCGGAGGCGATGCAGTTTTTAGTGGATGGCATCTTTGCCGTTGCCGCTCGCCCCATTTACCACCACGTCTACATTCGCGGCGATCGCTACGAGATTATCCCCAAATCGAAGGGCTTTATGTGGCTCTACGAGGCGGCGCTCCCTTACGTCGAGGCGATCTTCTATCGCACCTCCCCCTTCCGGGGCACAAAGTCCTACAACGCTCAGGCGAATCAAGTGCCTGCCGAGCAAAAGGACTTTCATTACGGCATTCTCTACGCCGATGTCTTCCCCATCGGGACCGCTGGCATTCCCCCCACATTGCTGATGCAAGACATGATGCACTTCTTGCCGCAATATTTGCTAGACGACTATCGAAAACATTGCCGGGGGGAAGACGATATCCTCAGCCAAATTGGGGTGACATTTCAGCGATCGATGTACAACGTCACCTCCGCTGTCATTCAAGCTTTGCGTGCTGCATTGCTCTATCCCCTAGACGATCCCAATCCCAGACACTTACAGGCCAACCGGGAATTTTTCGAAGCCCAACTCGATCGCTTCATCCGTCCCGAAGCCCGCCTCCGCAATGTCCAAGTGCAAGACTATCGCTAG